A segment of the Oxyura jamaicensis isolate SHBP4307 breed ruddy duck chromosome 12, BPBGC_Ojam_1.0, whole genome shotgun sequence genome:
GTCCCGTGAGGCTCTGCCCAGGCCCGCGTGTTGCTGCGGGGCCGCCGAGGCCAGGGCCGTCCGCGGGAAGAGCGGCCCcgtcccagccccgctcccgcGCCCCGCTCACCTCAGGACTATCGTAGTCGCGGCTATCGTAGTCTCTATCATAGTCCCGGCTATCGTAGTCTCGGCTGTCGCGACTATCGTAGTCTCGGCAGTCCCGGCTGTCGTAGTCCCGGCAGTCGTAGTCACGGCTGTCGCGGCTGTCGTAATCTCTGCAGTCTCGGCTATCGTAGTCCCGGCAGTCCCGGCTGTCGCGACTATCGTAGTCCCTGCAGTCCCGGCTGTCGCGACTGTCGTAGTCGCGGCTGTCGTAGTCGCGACAGTCTCGGCTATCACGGCTGTCGTAGTCTCGGCTATCGTAGTCCCGACTATCGTAGTCGCGGTAATCATCGTAGCGATCGCCGCGACGCTCCTCGCTGGACCGCTTGTAGTCGGAGTCCCTGCGCCGGCTCCGAGACTCGCGCTCGTCGCGATCCTCCCTCTCCACGATGGAGCCGTAACGGCCGCTCCGCTCCGTCCTGCTCACGCTGCGGGGGGCACCGGGCCGGGCTCAGAGCCCGCTCCCGCAGCACCCCCCGCCGCACCGCACCgcgccgcccccccctccccgcgccccccgcgcCCTTCCCCCAGCACTCACCGCTTGTCTGAACCCATGGCGCCGGCCACGATCCGCAAAGCCCCCGCACGGCGCTAACCGCCACCACGGGGCGCCCAGCACACACGCGCGCACCCCCTCGCTCCCTCGCCACAAAATGGCGCCGAGGCGACTGAGCGTCTTCTACCCAGGAGGCACCGCGCCCGCCGCCTGGAAGCTTCCAGGCGCTGCGCAGGCGCAACGGcagccgcccgcccgccgcgggGCACGCCGGGAGTTGTAGTGCGGGACGGTGCAGTGCCAGGTTCAGCCCCggtgcaggagggctgggacaGGGCCGCGGGAGGCTGATAGAGAAGCTCTGTTGTGAGAGCTTCGAGCAGGGCTGCGGCAAACCCCACGGTGAATAAACCGAATGCCGCCCGTTCTTCGTTGTGTCTCGCTTCAGTTTGTacttgcaaaagcaaaacacgCCCGGAGCGGTGCCCTGTGCCAGCTCCTTTGGCGCTGCCCCCCAGGAAGGGAGGCAGAAAACACGGGGACCTCCTGGGGAGGGAAACACGGGGGAAATCCAGGTCCTTCGGGTCGGATCCCTGGGAAACAGCATGAAacccctgccttccccaggcagGCAACGGCGTGCGGCTCTGCACGCTGGGGCTGTGCTTCCTGATGGGGTCTTTGACACCTCGTTACAGCAGCACCTCATCCATCCGCTGTGCTGGTAGCCCCCTGCACGAGCAGGACGCGCCACGGCTCCAGAGTGGGGACGGAGGCGAATCAGAGCAGAATATAAGTCACAGGAAGAACAGCTCCCGCTCAGGGAATTTATGTGATCTATAGGCAGTTAACACAAGCCATATCTTAACTGATTTAGGTGTCGAGGAACAAAGAAGACAGCGTAAAGCAAGCACTAAgctttcctcccccttccccaggctcAGCTTcagaccaccaccaccacccccccgcTCCCCAGACAGGTCCTTCCCGGTCCCTTCCGTGAGGCAGGTCAGGTCACAGTCAGTGCTcccgctgccctcctgctgctcctggcttctTCTCCAACGTGGGCTGCAGACCTTTTGGGGGGGGCCTGCCTTGGTAAGGTTGGGCCGTGGAAACAAATCGCTCTCTCTGTCTTGTGCTGCCccagggaggagctgggggtgacCCCTTGTTTGTGAGGGCTTTGGCTGCTGTGAGCTGGGGAGCTCCAAAGCCACCCAAGTGGCACTGTGGCACTGTCCCCTGCGTCACCTTGGCAGGAAGGACAGCACCGCGTTTTGCAGGTGTTAGAAGCCCGCGCAGCACGTCAGGCTGTCGCTTGTTGCTGTCTCTGAACGGTCTCCAAACCCGaggccagctgccagcagccagcggggcctccaggctgctctgggcaggcGCGGTGACACTGTTTTGCCGCCTGTCCCCTGGGGAGCCGGGCTGCCGACTGACAGAAACCAGCTGGGAAGTGTTCCTGCGGTCATTTCTCACCTCCCGAGGTACTGAAGAGAAAGGAGACTCCACCTGCAAAACACGGCTTCGGCACAAACACGGGGTTGGGTTCCTTGGAGGCTGTTTTCTGAACGGCACCGAGGGGACTGCTGCCCGGAGGGGTGCTGGCCTGCCTGCCGATTCCTCCTGGGCTTTCCCTGCCGCTCCAGCAAACTCTCGCCCTCGCCCAGCTCAGTTTGCGGCGCCAGCAGCCGTGGTTCCCCGCAGCGAGCCGCCCCGTGCATCCTGCCTGGGAATCCGGGAtcccccggggcagggggggagCCGTGGGGCTCggcccacagccccagcagctaGAGGGGAGCCCCGCagtcccctcctccctcctggccGGGCTCCCCGGCTGTAGACGTAGGGCAGGCAAGGCACAGCCCAGCCAGACTTTCCCGGAAGGGCGCTCGCTGTCCCTCACGTCCCGCAGGCTCCTGCTCGGAGGCTGAAGCCCCACGGGGGGCAGCTCGCTCATGGCCCCCAAGCGCCGAGCTCCCCCCGCTCCACAGCCCCCAGGTGGGGGCAAGAAAgcaaaggggagggaggaggaggaggaggatgcctGGAGCTCCACGCTGGCTGCCCTGAAGACGGCCCCCAAGGAGAAGCCCCCAGCCACCATCGATGGGCTGTGCCCCCTGGGCGCGGGGACGGGAGCACAGGTGAGTGTGGGGTGGGGGCACCCAGTGCGTGTTGGAGCCAGGGAGGGGGTGCgaggggcggggagggagcccctgccctgctggcatGAGGGCAGCCCCGGGTCCCCTTGCAGacccccccagctctgcagagtgcccctctgccccccaaACGCCACCCTGGTTGCAGCCCCgagcctgctgcctgctgtagGTCTACGAGGACTACGACTGCACCCTGAACCAGACCAACATCAGTGCCAACAACAACAAGTTCTACATCATCCAGCTCATCGAGCACGGCGGCGCCTACAGCACCTGGAGCCGCTGGGGACGCGTGGTGAGCCCATCCTGCAGCCGTCCCCGTGAGGGGAGCCCTGCCCAGGGTCCCCCAGGTGGCTGGGGAGAACCgggtgctccctgcctgcttccccatcccacctccCCCGTCCCAAAATGAGAGAGCAAGTGGCTTTGCCACAAGCCCTCCTTGGGGGTGGGGGCATCAAGGACACGTCCCCAGGCTATGTGACAGCTCAGCAAGGATGTCAGGCACCCGCAGTTCATGCTCAGTGCCCCTGACGCTGCGTCTGCTCCAGGGGGAGGTGGGCCAGTCCAAGCTCACGCCCTTCACCTCTCTGGAAGCTGCCAAGAAGGATTTTGAGAAGAAGTTCCGAGAGAAGACCAAGAACAGCTGGGCAGCGCGAGAGAGCTTCGTGGCCCAGCCAGGGAAGTACACGCTCATCGAGGTGCAGCCGGGGGCCGGGCAGGAGGTGGAGGTCACCGTCAGGGTGAGCGGGCAGCCAGGGCATCACCCATCACCCCATTGAGAGGgttgttgtgcactggaacaggctccccagggacgcagtcacggcaccaagcctgtcggagtttaagaagcttTTGGACTGTGttcttagtcatatggtctgaatttttgggtagacctgtgtggggccaggagttggactcgatgatccttgtgggtcccttccaactcggggtattctgtgactctgtgagTGGGAGCTGAAGCAGCCCACAAGCAGGGATTTGGGATGATGGGTTGagatggggtgggagggggcaTGCCTCTCTCTGGAGCACCGTGGGCATCGGGGTGGCGCTGGTCACGGCAAGCGGGCAGAGCCTGCCCACAGCCTctcacagctcagcacagccgGGGGCTGCACCCACAGGCGGATGGcgtggatggggagaaggtcTCCAAGCGGCGTGTGCTGCCCTGCACCTTGGACAAGGCCACGCAGGACCTGGTGGCCCTCATCTTCAGCAGTGACATGTTCCGGGACGCCATGAAGACCATGAATATTGGTAGGAGGTGCCGGGGGGTGGGGAGGGCCCCTGCTGATTGCGGCAGAGATGCTGGTGGGCTTCAGAGCATCCCCTTGGGCAGCCGGGACCATGGCGATGCTGGGAAGAGCCCCCAGGGGGGAGAAGGTTTGGGGGGTGCCTGGCGTGGGAAGGGGGGTGACGACATCCCCTCTGCCCCTGTCCAGACGTGAAGAAGATGCCGCTGGGGAAGCTGAGCAAGCAGCAGATCACGCGGGGCTTCGAGgcgctggaggagctggaggaggcacTGCGTgagcagccccccggggccacCCGCCTGGAGGAGCTCTCCTCCCGCTTCTACACCATCGTCCCCCACAACTTTGGGCGGGCACGGCCGCCCCCCATTGACTCCCCCGACCTGCTGCGTGCCAAGAAGGACATGCTGCTGGTGAGATGCTGTCCGGCCAGCGGCAAGTGGCATCTGTCCCCATGGGGCAGGGAGGCAGTGCCATGGCAGGGTCCCTGGTGTCCCTTCTCTGTCCCTGCCAGGTGCTGGCTGACATCGAGGTGGCACAGAGTCTGCAGGCGCAGAAGgcggaggaagaggaggaggaggttgcC
Coding sequences within it:
- the PARP3 gene encoding protein mono-ADP-ribosyltransferase PARP3; this translates as MAPKRRAPPAPQPPGGGKKAKGREEEEEDAWSSTLAALKTAPKEKPPATIDGLCPLGAGTGAQVYEDYDCTLNQTNISANNNKFYIIQLIEHGGAYSTWSRWGRVGEVGQSKLTPFTSLEAAKKDFEKKFREKTKNSWAARESFVAQPGKYTLIEVQPGAGQEVEVTVRADGVDGEKVSKRRVLPCTLDKATQDLVALIFSSDMFRDAMKTMNIDVKKMPLGKLSKQQITRGFEALEELEEALREQPPGATRLEELSSRFYTIVPHNFGRARPPPIDSPDLLRAKKDMLLVLADIEVAQSLQAQKAEEEEEEVAHPLDQDYALLCCQLSLLDPSSREHQLIQNYVVQTGNKARILNIWVVAREGEDNSFKAHDHLEHRRLLWHGTNVAVIAAILKNGLRIMPHSGGRVGRGIYFASENSKSACYVGCTAQRVGIMFLTEVALGKPYRITCDDPTLSRPPAGYDSVLACGRTEPDPALDEEVLLDGKKVLVCQGKPIPVPAYKESSFSQSEYLIYQESQCRIRYLVQLRF